Genomic segment of Panicum virgatum strain AP13 chromosome 9N, P.virgatum_v5, whole genome shotgun sequence:
cgGAAGACGGACTggcagtttcacgttctacgaggagccagttgcagataCATTGCGTCTtctttggtggttgcagtgtgtttaatgagcattaacgggaagatgatgCGACAGAGtagttttggaactatcattgccaaaacaagggggcatgtgttatcgccataaattaacaggattaatttatgggccgaaagcaagatgggcttaaagcagaagattgaagaaggcttgtaaatcggctcctgcgtgagcatttgggtcccatgggccatgtatctttagatttagtttaagattagagataaagtccgatcgggacaagattagtttagattgtttcccaagtcttcggactataaatatataccctatgttattcataaaagaaagaacgtcatcacgtctcgcaaacaacaatctcggcgcatcgccacccctaatcctagggtttcatccaagtaagcgccatgctgccctgatcgcttctcgcgatcagggcagcgttgttcttgcttttaccttggtattactcgtactgaagcgtttttgatggcgagtagtactagttatctcgatgttcATAGCacggcttttagtagatctattgtgctttgttgcttatcatctacgaatatcatgttgtctttacgcgatcatgtcatcatcttatgctagctcttgttgcatagagttagctgcgtaaagtcaacaccctgcttcttttacgcctagtagatctaatctgttatggtttgctcttatctctaagagttggcataatatctgttagattaggctttgcaaacgggttggatgatccggtggtgtactagatgctttatcttagccttaatagggatcgTTCCGGGAATCgactcttgctagttcttaggcctctgttttgggttatggtatagttatctgttacgttcattaggcccagtcacgtgtaggacgttccgatctagcagtgaagcttttaccatcgtggattagattaattaaatttaattgaagcagttttatagttattcgctttatttatcaatatccggatgtaaacagatccaatctgacaacgggactcgatcggctccttaaagccgatgcaagagtcatcccggggagccgaccacggctcggacttatgtttccacgtgtttgtgtatgcaggctaatcgttgcaagcacgttcgcaccttcctgatcgggtataggtcaggtggcacgccctgcgtcttcacaagccgcggcgtgtgctggaattgcgggccgtcgacgatggagcagtgcctgccagcgccccggcaacctcccggctcttcgtgttgcctgtcgctgctcgccggtgggtttcgaccgacaacacagaTAATGTAACTTGGTTAGGTTTACAACCATATAGTGACATGTCGACAAAGCAGTCTGTAGCTGCCTTCACTTCCTCATCATTGGCAAGACCGGAAATTACCGTGTTCCAGGAGACAGTGTCCTTTTGCCGAATCTTACCAAAGATAGCTATGGCCATGTCCTGCTCTGAAGTACATATCAACAAGCGCGTTCATCACTGAAGTACTGGATTCGAACCTGTTGTGGATGACAAGACCATGTAGCTGCCGCCCAAAATTCAACTCGCTGTTGATCGAAGAAGCCTTTACAGCTGAAATATAGGTGAAAACATCAGGCCTTATTCCACAGCGATGCAGCTGAACCACTGTCCTCATCGCATCACATGCGTATCCATTCGAGATATAAGCCTCCAACATCGCATTCCAGCATGCCAGGTCTCTGAAAACAATGCCTGCAAACACGTGCTCCGCAGCAGCAGTACGCCCATGCCTGGCATACATTAGCATCAACGAGCTTCCCACATAAGGATTGACATCCAGGCCAGCTTTGACAGCGAGGCCATGAACGGAAAGGCCGAGCCTGGCGTTGGCCACCGCTGACTGGCAACAAGCACCGAGCGCGCTGGCGAGAGCGAACTCGTTGGGGCAGAGGCCGTTGCCGAGCATGGAGACAAACAGCTGGAGGCCCAGGTCAGGCGCGGCGTTGCGCACGGAGCCGGACACCATGGCGGTCCAGGAGAAAAGGTTCCGGTGCGACATTTCGTCGAACACGcggagcgcgccggcgaggtggccgCGCCTCTTGTAGAAGATGAGGAGGTGGTTCGTGGTGAAGGTGCCGGCGGACACGCCGAGCTTTATGCACTGTGCGTGGAGCCCTGAGCCCGTGGCGAGGGATGGTGGAGAGGTGAAGGAAGACGAGGAGTAGGCAATGGAGGAGAGGGCATGGGCGATGGCGAAGGGGTCCCTCTCCCTGGTGGGAGTGGGAGTGGGAGTGGGAGTGGAgccggcgagggtggagagCATGTTTGAGCTGCGGGCAATGGCTGCGGGGATGGAGAGCGCATGAGAGATGGCAATGGCAAATCGAgatgggcggcgccgcggcgtaggggcgaagccagcatcagcatcagcatcaggagatggcggcggcggcaaaacTTGGATTCGGTTCCGGTTGTCCCAGGTGCCCTGCCTCTCACGTATCAATCCACTGTACCTGTAAATTCATTGCACTACTAATACTGTAATCCGCAGTCAATATTCTGATTTTGAACTGGAATAACCTGTAAATTGTGCTTGATTTGTGATTTCTACTTCAAGCTGAAAAACTTACGAGAAATGCTAGTGATTCTGCTGCGTCTGCAAGATTCACAGTTCACACTGTATCTAATACCGAGTAAGGATAAGGGTTAAAGTTGTACCCTCTGCCCCTgtgtttttttaatgaaaaagaGTACACAAAATCAGCTTCAGTATTAATGagtgaagtgcatctaggccgatagatgttaatggtaagtttcggtgattaatgacaaccgtatgcgactaacgtgtgttttgaaggaaaaaataaTGATTaatttagtctcatatgaaatgtgaaaagagacccctcaattcggaacaatcatgcgtgccaaggactcaatttcaaagattaaggacctttctagtctcaagtgttacaagaaaatgaaggacacttgatttagatagggttatagtttttagttcttgactgTACttttaagaggggttcatgagttagtagcttgatcaaaattgagttggccttagaaatcttgcacactcgctcaaaaatagctcaagatggtcaatagaagttaacacaacacttggaagaagaaacaatcgaagttacattcaaatccaagtaaattcagctgaaaacaaagaaaaacagcagcaccggttgaaccggtgccctagcgtcggagcatccgatgcttggcgggAGGACcaatgccctgtcggtctatcttctctgggtACAGGTAGGAATCAAGTCgaaaactctatagcaccggttgaaccgacggtcaaaagataagcaccggtgcgtTGGATGTaccttgttccagagagcatgttttggtggacttcttcttctcttcaacaccggttgaaccgacgcttcagaattgaagcaccggtgcattagacgtcctatgttccagagagcttgtttgagttgatcagtcaacctcttcagcaccggttgaaccgatgcccctacggagcatgcaccggtgcaatgacgcaagcctggatactgtgtcagaaccccaacgACTAAAATTTGGACACAGaaagaccggttgaaccgatgcctcaaATCTGACAcacatcggttcttccggtgctcacggATTTTCTgtagtggacttccaacggctatgtaactctttccactctatataagggcaccccatggctcatttcagttgcttttgacaccctgaatacttgaggccacccttgagaagaagagaaagtgctttgagcaaacaagagaagatctagcattttgtttgtgcttcaaccttgaagaatccatcctttgcaagtgtagcaagtgtgcttgagctaggggcaactgagtgtaggtcaagtgaaggcttaggagcttattactcttggtgtttgacggcacctagccggtctttgtgatcgggaggttcttggtgagctcttggtgtttgtgggagccccaagacaagaagattgtacacggtgtgaagctcgccgttccggtgATGGAGAAAGAAcgttcttagtgatcacttgctccttggtgaagcaagggagctatacccttgtgtgggtgctccaacgtggattaggggggagcgtcaactcctcgataccacgggaaaaaatccggttgtctcgtgtctcttacttttatttcaagcaattaaatccttttgttgttactcttgcctttgattgcttgtagtttgactaggacaacttgcatggtagtgtgatcttttgcttaggttttgatcttgctagtgtgatatcttttaggcaacatgatcatgatagtgtgttcacctacctaaggaccttgtgctagcatgctctagtgactaggtttcaaattttatagattgggcaatactagtctaggttaagaactagatagaattttgaaaaagtcccaattcaaccccctttcttgggccacgatccttacaaTGAGAAAGTTCAGATCAAACCACGACTGCCATAGTTTCCTCTaaaatttatcaaaaaaaaatatgtagAAAATGGTGCAAACAATGGAGCGAGAAATTAGAAAGCTCCATCATTTTATTCCCTCGTCAAATCAAATGGACAAAGTCAGCTTGTATTTCTCCGGAGCTCGTACGTGAAACGTACTCCAAATCGGGGCTAGCTAATCTACGGTCGACCGTGAGAACCAATCTCGTACGGTCGATCCTCAGACAGCAGATTATTTCGGTATTTGGAAAGCGAGCAGCGAGCGCCCGAATCGACACACGACAGCAAAATTAGTTTTGCTCCAGCGGTTGACACGCGGCGACGAATCAGAATCCACTCAAGGGCCCGCGCGTCAATTcatttttccttctcttttagGACTTCGCGACTAAAATTTTCTTTTAGCAAGCCAATCAATTTTCGGGATTTGGGGTGTAATATCGGGTGGGCGGTTGACATAAAAGtaagttttgtttattttttaagaagaaaatgaaagtaagttttgtttatttgtttAGGAAGTGACAGAGCTTGTTTTGTTTTGGGCAGGTTTCAAGAAAGAGTTGAGTATGTACGGCACGGGAGATATTGGCCGGGTTGCTGCGTTGCTGTGTACGATGGTGCGCTTTGGTGCTGTAACTGAGAGCTTGGGCGCTTTTCTGCGTCTCTGTGTTCATATTGTATTATGCATATGTTCTTGAATGGGCATATAACTTCGAATACGGTATGTTAACAACGAGATTGGCCCTAATCAGTCGGGACGATTATGACTGGTAGAAAATGATTGACCCTAATCAATTGGGTCGCGTATGGCAGGATGACGTGAttggccctaatcagttgggccAAGTAAGGCAGTTTGACGTGATTGGCCCTAATCAGCTGGGACGAGTATTGTAGGTggacgtgactgaccctaatcagttgggACGAGTATGGCAGGTCAGCCTTGATATATACTAAAATCCCATTATACAAAGCATATGATCATGGAGTCGAATCCTAAAAACTCAGACCACCTTAACTCGTTGGGCCGAGTATGGCAGTATGACGTGAttggccctaatcagttgggcTGACTATGACAAGTTAACGAGATTGGCCCTAATTAGTTGGGACGATTATGCCTCGTTGAAAATGATTGGTTCTAGTCAGTTGGGTCGAGTATGGCAGGATAACGTGACTGGCCCTAATCAATTGGGCCAAGTATGACAGAATGATGTGATTGGGCCTAATCAGTTGGGACGAGTATGGTTGGTTGAAAATGATTGGCCCTAATCAGTTGAGACGAGTATGGCTGGTTAAATTATTTTTGAAGCAAATTTTGACTAAAAAAAGATTGCTAAAACTATTAGtgaagagcaaaaaaaaaacaaataatgtTGACCAAAATATAGTACAGTTGAGCAAAATTGATAGGcaaattttggaaaaaaaatattgtagaGTTTAAAAAATTGATTGGGAAAACTTTGgaacaaaaaatattttagacTAAGAACTATTTAAAAAAAGGAGAAACTATGAAGCTTAAAATTTTGATGAGAACATGAAGATAAAAAAGTTCAAGAAAAACTACACATAATTAGAGAAAAAACAATACATAGCCGCAAAAAACAAATTAAGAAACAAATAAGGGTGgccaaaaaagaaacaaaattattaAATATGtgaaaaattttgcaaaaaaattttgatgaCCAAAATAATTTAAAGTAAACTTTTTAACAAGCATATATTATCAACAAAAAAGGCATTTACTAGCGAAAAAAGGTGATGACAAAACTTTTGAGTTAAAAATATGATTAAGATAAATTTTTTGGCAAAATATGTTGATATTATTGGTTCGAGATGGCACGAGCCCGTGAAGCGGAAAAGAGAATGTCGTGCCCGCGGTCGTATCCACCATGAGTTCCGCAAATTACGGTCGACTGCAATTTCATGATTGGCACTGCTAGTTTATGGTCGACTGTAGGGAAGGGTTCCCTATGGTTGATCTTCGGACAAATTTGAAGAgattaaaaaaattcaagaaaaattttGAAGTGATagaaaaaatagcaaaaaatttgaaagagaAAGTTTTAcataataaattgaaaaaattcAAGAGAAAATTTTAcatccaaaaataaaaaactcaGGTAAAAatgtttttgaataaaaaaaggaaaaaaataaatatacaaAAATGAAAAGCAATAATTTGGAAGCAAAAatggtgaacaaaattttaaaaaacttGTAGATAAAAAACTTATAAATAAAAAATGACTAAAAAAATTGTTTAAATTcgggaaaatattttttaaaaaaattagcagACAAAATTTTGATTTGGTCACAAAACTTTGAAATAAACAATCTGCTAATATTCAGAACAAtaattttgaagaaattttttattaaaaattgaaaaaacaGAAATTGTGAACAAATCTTTGGGAGAGCAAGAAATTGAGAacaaaaatttatagaaaaaataaaaaaacaacatTGCACGAAAGAATtttaacaaataaaaaaaagtttatATAAATAACTTTTTTGCGCAAAAGTCAAATAGGAAACTTTTACTATGAAATCAATAAATGTTATGTGAAAAAAGTTTGGAGAAGGAAAAATAGGTAAgggaaaaaataaagaaaatgcaGCTCTAGCATTCGGATAGCCGGATCCGGTAACGCAACAACACAGATCCGATCGGCCTAGCTCATAGCTGCTCCGACGCGGAGCTTTCCAGCTCCTCTACTGCCGCGGGTCGGCTCGGCTGTCGCACCTGACGTAGCGAGGTTGCCCCAAGCGCCGCTATGCCCGCGCACGGCGCGCCGGCACGCCGGGCAGCAGCTTCTAGCTCAAGGAGCTCGCCTGAGCACCTCCGCTCCTGCGGGCCCGCTCCGCCAGGCTGCAGACCGCACGCTGCTCTTGCATGTTGCTGACGGGAATATGAGAGGAAAAATGAAGGAAAGAAAATGGTGAAAGAAAAACATtgaatgggagaagaagaggagcggTTGGTTTTAGTTTGTCGAAAGACACGTGTTATGCGCAAAATGCTCAGATTGACCGTGAGGACGAGAACCTGCGGTCAACCGTAGAATTAGGATTGGGCTCCAAATCGTACGCACCCAAGATTGACGTTGACCTGACCCCAGTTTGCTGGATCGCGCCCTTCATAAGCCGTTCCTTCTTGGCAGTACCACTTCTTGCAAGTCTCCGGCTCAGCCGTCGCTTCTTGCCACGTCGCCGCCATGCTTCTCGCTGGCGATGACAATGCCCCGGCCACACCGGACCACCACGCCCCTGCCCTCCCCAGCTACCGAGCCTCCATGCCGCCGCTCTCCGAGCACCTCCTCCCCGGCGACAGGCCACAACAGCGCGCGCACTGGCTTGGGCAGTTCCCCACCTTCTGTCGCCCAAAATCTGCGGACGACGACGCGTCATCCGCCGTCGACTGGGGCTCCCTCCGCCGTGCGTGCAAGGAATGGCTCAAGAACCCCATGAACATCGCGCTGCACCTCTGGCTCCTCTGCGTTGGCGTCTCCGGCGGCATgctcgtgctcctcctcctcggcctgcTCGACGCCGCgttcccggcgccggcggaccgGAGCTGCTGGGTCAAGACCAACAACCAGGTGCTCAACGTGCTCTTCACGCTCATGAACCTCTACCAGCACCCCGCGCTCTGCCaccacctcttcctcctctgccgctggcgaccccgcgacgccgccgaccTGACTGTCGTCGTCGCGCTGCTCCACCTTACCGTCGCATGCCAGTACGTGCTCTGCGGGCTTTACTGGGTGTACACCAGGCGCACGCGCCCCGAGCTCGCCGAGGACGGCTTCTTCGTGCTCGGCGTCGtcgcgccggtcgccgccgccatgtaCACCGTCTGCAGCCCGCTGGGAAAGGCCAGCTCGCCGTGCAAGCTCGCGTGCTCTGACGCCATGGTCTCCGATGCAAAACAGCGCCTTTCTCCGGTCGGGCACGTCATCGTCGAGCCGGAGTGGGCCGGCGGCATGTTCGAGTGCGCCGGCAACGCGTCGCCGGCCTGGTGGCTCTCCTTCACCTACACCTTCTGCGTGTTCGGGTGGAACATGGAGCGGCTGGGCCTGGGGAACGCGTGCGTGCACGCCGCCACGTTCGCGCTGCTATGCTTCGCGCCGCTCTGGGTGCTGGGCGTGTCGGCGCGGCACATCCGCGATGtggtgggcggcgccggcgtgctgCTCTGCGCGTGCGGGCTGCTCTACGGCGGCTACTGGAGGATCCAGATGACGGAGAAGTTTGGGCTCCCCGGGAGCATGGCCTGCTGCGGTTCCAAGTCCGTGACGGACTACGCCCGGTGGCTCTTCTGCTGGCCCTGCGCACTGGCGCAGGAGGTGCGCACGGCCAGCCGCTACCACGTCGACGGCGAGGTCTTCTTCTCCAAGGCTGCCGATGATGATCGGCATCGTCAGCAGAGGCAGCCGTTGCTTGCGGTGACCATGACCGATCACCACCGTGACGTTTTCAGTGCAACTGACATGGTTGCAGTGTCACAGGGGTCACCACCGGACGATGATCATGTGGCGGTGGTTGTTCATGACGACGACACCATGATGGCTCCGCCGGTTCAGGTTGTGGTTGAGGTGGAGGAAGATGACAAATCAGTGTTGTTCTTCATGGTGAGAGGAGCAGTTGTTCGGTTTCGACATTGGTGACGGTGAGGGAGGAAGATGCTGATGATAGTATGTCGTCTGAAGGAAGCTGGAGGGTGGAGAAGGTGAAGAAACTAATCAACATGCTCACTCTGGTTCTTTTGTACACCAGGGGCTTTCTTCACTAGAGGCGGAGGATATTGGCACATTCTGGGCAGTAGTTGGCATAGGTTAGATCACAGTCTCCTTCATTTTTCTGTTGCTGCAAAAGGGCATtcgatttttttcttcttctacagACTACAGTTCATTGGTGTATATATACAGAAACACGTACTTGTAACAAGAGCCACCATGTGAATAGAATATGACCCGTAGAATACATCTAAAGTTGTACTTTAGAACAAATCTCGAGATGTATGGATGGTCTAGATAAACCCCGCGGTCGCATGTATATGCAGGGGCGGATTTAGCGTGGGGGcaaggggggctcaagcccccctacccccatgagctccatggaaattagaggagaggaggagggaggagaagaggaaagaagggagagaagcagaagaaaggtgggcgggaggaagaagaggaggaagcagcCCCCCTGCCGGTGATTCTAGCCTCCGCCACTATGCATATGTGGATTTTTCACTTTGCTGTCGGCCGCCCTCCCGCGCCCTTCACCGGCGCCGCTCCGTCCTCCCTCCCGCATACATGGTGTTGTTGTCAGTTTCCGTTGTTTCCAAACGTATCGGCATTTGGTCCACCGCCTCAGGGATAACGTTCATCCTGCATCATATCATGTATCCAACAGGAAAGGACAGCCATCAGCACAAAATGATTTTCAATGCATTATATATGTAATATGTTGATCCTTCATCTAATTATATATTCCAGTGAGATGTAACATATGTGCTAGCTCTCGATCGCTTCGCTATGCTTAATTTAATGAGGCAACGAATTGAAACAGGCAGGCATGAAGAGCAACTAACAACTCACCTATTGCGATACAAGGGGACGTAGTCGTCGTCAAGCAGAAAATTCACGGCGAGGTCGTTCTGATCTGACTGATAATGCTCCAGGAAATCCAAGTCGAGGTTGTCATTTGTTGCtgccgatggcggcggcgccctgttCAGTTCAGTCAGTAGCGTCGCATACATTAGTAATCAATGTATCGCAAGTAATAGTGCAGCAAATAAAAGCAGCAGGATGGGTGGGATTGGAACGCACATGATGATAGCGTGCTCCGGCCAGTAATAAACAATATAATTGAGGGGCTATGTATCTGTCCGATCCTTCACATACTTGCATATATAACTAGACTAGATACGCAGGCAGCAAGCAAACAAGCGAGCATTTAAGTCATATTGGTTCAAATTAAACTTATTATGTCACAAAATCTATTTGCAGGGATTTTGATCaatgaatttaaacaaaaatggCTTACTTATCTCGTTGTAATGGTCGGGTATTAAGTTATCTTGGTTTACATTAAATTTATTGTGTCACAAAATATATTTGCAAGGATTTTGATCAATGAATTTAACCAAAAATGGCCTATGGGCCATGGGCCTTATGATTGTTATAATGAACAATTGAATCTTTCTTTCTTATTTCGATTAacatgttttttctttttatttaggTAATTGACTTCAAATTTGTATGAGCAGAGCCATCATCAGAAGCAGAGCAATCAAGCAAAAACACACGAGCATCATCGGGATGGGATGGGATGGACGCACACGCACCGGACATCGTCGTCATCATGCGGACCCGCCACggggttgttgttgttggagcGGGAGCCCCCAGGTGCTGTGGAGACGGTGGTGGGAGCAGGGCCGGCCGTGGACGACGCGTCGCTGTCGCCGGCCATCGCGACGCGGCAAGACGACGAGCGATGGCTGCCTGCCGCTGCCCCAGTAGTACAAGATGCACTAGCATTCTGATGAGGGATCGAAATACCTTGGCACGCACATGTGGTCCTTGTGATCGTTACGCCGGTTGTTGTGCGGGTGGAGGCAGTTGGCGGATCCacaggggggctccagcccccccccccccacgggctGCAACCTCCATTGGAAGCTATGCCTGTGacctggatccgccactgggtGTAGGTGCAGTTGGAGGTTGCCGCCgcgttggccggcggcggggccggaggGGCGGCCACAGCACCACCGCACGAGAATGGTACCCAGCCAGCCGGCCAGCGCGACGGCAACGGCGCTGAATAAGGCCAACCCACAGTCCTTTAAAATGGACCAAAACGAGATTCGAACGTGCCCCATGGACTTGGATCGGTTGTGTGCTCTGCGGTACTACCTCTGTCGTCCCAGTATAAATATACTTCTTATCTTGGAACTTTTTTCGAATGTTAAAATGACACTTAAGGGAGGTGTTGTACCTACACACCTACGAGATATTGAATTATCTCAGACATtctgttcggcagctccagcagcctccagcccaacagtattttcctctcacacaacTCTAGCACCAtcttccagccaccagccaaccaacagtattttttttctcacatcactccagccaccagctccagctccagcccagcgaacagagtgagtaTGGACAGCTCGTGATCCTAGGAGTACACCAGTAAGTATCTCCTAGGTGCTTAGGAGCAGATATTGGTTAGCACATGTGCTCAAGATATTGGTTATTACATGTGCTCAAGGTATTGGTCAGCGAACCAAAAATGTGTATGAATGGAATAGTAACAAGAGCGAGCAATACTGAAGAAAACTCACCAGTACGGTGCCCTCCAGTACGGTGCCCTCCCACTGGGATCCGTCGGCCATCCAGGTGGCCCTGGGCTCGCCGTCCTTGAGCCCCCTGGCGGCGTTGTACGCGTTGGAGCACTGCTTGATCTCGTGCTCCAGCCAAGGGCGGATCCAACATGGGGCaggggggggcttgagccccccctACCCCCAATGCAGCAGTGAAGCCCCCCCGGAGCCCCCCCTCTATTTTTTGCGCCATGGGAAGGAGCTTAGGAGGGGCTGGAGCCTAGCTGAAGGTTGACGAAGGAGATTTTGCCGTCGCGTCCGCAGTCCGGCCTGCGTCCGGCTATTGGTCCCCAACTCCCATCAGTCCTGGCCCCGCATATGCCACAGCCCAAAGAATTAGGTCGGCCCAATCCCAAACAAAATGGCCCATCCGGCCCGGCAACCCCACCAAAATATCAAACCCTACCACCAGTCCGGGATACCCCTGGCAGCAGCCTGGCTCCCGATCGGCCGCCACCCAATGCGACCTGGGGGCTGGCCAGCTGGGGGAGCGGCGCGCCGGCCCCGAGCCCGATGTTCGCCGGCTGCCACCGCTTGcttcgccgtccgccgccgctcgcctcctgGCAACCGCCGTCCGTCGAGCCGCCAACGCGACCTGGGGGCTGGCCGCTTGGCCGGATGGGGGAGCggcgtgccggcgccggcgcccgacGCGAGcaccacgccacgccgccgcacgGCCGCCTCGAGCTCGCGACTGGCGACCGCAGGCCGCAGGCCCCAGCGTGAGGACTGAGGAGTGCCCCGCCCCGTGGTCGGCGCCCTGCAACAAGGTATGCTCCTGATAGTCCTATAGAAATACAATTGGCTAAAAATTAATAGTGAAATTGTTACTTTTAGTATACTGAGTAGCCAATTGAACCTTGAATTCATCCCTAGATTGCAAGATGTTGAAAAGAACATTGTTCAACTATTATTCAAGCAGTAGCAGTACTCCTAGCCTAGAGAATAATGAGAACACAAGGCCACCAAA
This window contains:
- the LOC120689418 gene encoding putative pentatricopeptide repeat-containing protein At3g15130; translation: MLSTLAGSTPTPTPTPTRERDPFAIAHALSSIAYSSSSFTSPPSLATGSGLHAQCIKLGVSAGTFTTNHLLIFYKRRGHLAGALRVFDEMSHRNLFSWTAMVSGSVRNAAPDLGLQLFVSMLGNGLCPNEFALASALGACCQSAVANARLGLSVHGLAVKAGLDVNPYVGSSLMLMYARHGRTAAAEHVFAGIVFRDLACWNAMLEAYISNGYACDAMRTVVQLHRCGIRPDVFTYISAVKASSINSELNFGRQLHGLVIHNRFESSTSVMNALVDMYFRAGHGHSYLW